A part of Deltaproteobacteria bacterium genomic DNA contains:
- a CDS encoding DnaJ domain-containing protein, with the protein MTTENYYGVLGLRPDASAEEIKKIYSELAVKYHPDTNHGDRGREERLKEINQAYHVLGNEERRRRYDLLTRGPFENMGFHRNGLDDDLINLLWRFSQMGAGAGRAGGCRGRGFGKRGCGRWKR; encoded by the coding sequence GTGACAACAGAGAATTATTACGGCGTTCTCGGGCTGAGGCCCGACGCGTCGGCTGAAGAAATCAAGAAAATTTATAGTGAACTCGCCGTAAAATATCATCCTGACACAAACCACGGCGATCGCGGGAGGGAAGAGCGCCTGAAGGAAATCAACCAGGCCTATCATGTACTGGGAAATGAAGAAAGACGGAGGCGCTATGATCTCCTGACCAGGGGGCCTTTTGAAAATATGGGTTTTCACCGCAATGGTCTTGATGACGACCTTATCAACCTTCTGTGGAGATTCTCTCAAATGGGCGCAGGCGCCGGTCGGGCCGGCGGGTGCAGGGGAAGGGGTTTCGGCAAAAGAGGGTGCGGCAGGTGGAAGAGATGA
- a CDS encoding ARMT1-like domain-containing protein: MDCRRTYLDCLPCFLSQALRAARIATDDEALIKRVLDEVGRMLGDLPLESTPPESGRRIYQKVGEITGNRDPFRVLKDEGTREALALYPSLKGRVEASSDRLATAIRLAIAGNVIDFGPHRAFDLEREIEMTLENAPAIWDYPAFRNVLSSADEILYIGDNAGECVFDRILIEELKKPVIYAVREVPIINDATCEDAVQAGIDQVATIVSSGTDAPGTILHTCSSEFKKIYTRAECIISKGQGNYEALSSEKRPIFFLLKTKCRVIAEDIDVQEGDIVLKMV; encoded by the coding sequence ATCGATTGCAGAAGGACCTATCTGGATTGCCTTCCCTGTTTTCTGTCCCAGGCCCTCAGGGCCGCGCGGATAGCGACCGATGATGAGGCGCTGATCAAGCGGGTGCTGGATGAAGTCGGAAGGATGCTGGGGGATCTCCCTCTGGAAAGTACGCCCCCGGAGAGCGGGAGACGGATCTACCAAAAAGTGGGGGAGATCACCGGGAACCGGGATCCCTTCAGAGTCCTGAAGGATGAGGGCACCCGGGAGGCACTGGCATTGTACCCCTCGCTCAAGGGCCGGGTCGAGGCGTCTTCCGACAGGCTCGCAACAGCCATCCGGCTGGCCATTGCCGGGAATGTCATCGATTTCGGTCCGCACCGGGCCTTTGATCTGGAGCGGGAAATCGAGATGACGCTTGAAAATGCCCCTGCCATATGGGATTATCCCGCCTTCAGAAATGTCCTGTCCAGTGCCGATGAAATCCTCTATATCGGAGACAATGCCGGGGAATGCGTCTTTGACCGGATCCTGATAGAGGAGCTGAAAAAACCGGTGATTTATGCGGTAAGGGAGGTCCCGATCATCAATGATGCCACCTGCGAGGATGCTGTGCAGGCAGGCATTGATCAAGTGGCGACCATTGTATCTTCAGGAACTGACGCCCCGGGGACCATCCTCCACACGTGCAGCAGCGAATTTAAAAAGATCTACACCCGCGCCGAATGCATTATCAGCAAAGGCCAGGGGAATTACGAGGCCCTTTCCAGTGAGAAACGTCCCATCTTCTTTCTCCTGAAAACAAAATGCCGGGTCATTGCCGAGGATATCGACGTTCAGGAAGGCGATATTGTCTTGAAGATGGTTTGA